DNA from Asterias amurensis chromosome 7, ASM3211899v1:
ccatgactacgtgtctttttgcccggcgaaacatgacgtttacagtgttttttcaacagagggcggtttgaatgtaaacataggtcacatcgtctatacagagCTCACACACAGGTGTAGGGGAGAAGCCAAAAAAAAACGACATAGCGTTGTGCACTACGCACATGCGCGTATGCGTCACGCCAATGACAACATTTGTTGCCCATAGGGCGGagttcaattttgtttcaatgcAGAACTTAATTACCAGTCATGTTACTTTGGAACTATAATAATAAGTAATTGTTGTACTGGTCATGATTTATTGTTGCATTTCCCACGAAATCACCCTTTCCCGGAAACCAACGTCACGTTCTCGGTTCCACCAAAGTTCGGTCCTCGTCTGTTCCGGGTTCCGGTGTTGcaggagattctgccccccccccccccccggagatCCTGCTTCCATATAGCAAACtctgtacaaacttcttctggaTCTCTGATGCATCATCCCCTTCAGTGCATGTTAACTTCACAGTGGTGGATAGATTTCCCTATGACACAGGCACCCAATAGCCTATTTCCTGACTGAAAACTACCAGTCACATTCAAGTTAGTTGAATGTGTTTACACGAGTACTATACAAGCGCTTGTTCAAAATGGTGTTTGAAATTATAGCGCCATTTTTTGTTGATTAAACTGATGGCAATGTTTTGCTCAACTAATGTCAATGTTTTGCTCAACTGATCAGACATAATAACTGTGCTCTCCGACTTGAAACCAAGTCTATAAATCTGAAATACAAACTTTGCGATCGAAACAAGTTGGGCAAATATCCAGAGGAACTTTGACCCTAGTCATGTGAACACGGATCATAATAGTATAATAGATACCGTATTGAGCAATGACATCTGTACTTGGCAGTATCACATGTTCGTCCGAACTATCAGTTCATCAACAGTAAATCAACCGGAAGGATTCGACGACACTGTTCATATCAATTCTGTATACAACCATTAGGCTCGAAACTTACCTCTAGCCCCCATTTCGAGTaatgaacatttttgtttacgGAGAGGACTAAGCGAAGATGCCACGCAGTTTTCGTCTGAGTCACTGGCATCATGAAAAGCTGACTGTCAGTGTTGACATAATTCACTCGCTGTAAGCTGTAAGTATGTTTAACTTCTTTGCAACATTCTATTGAACACAAAAGTAAATACTACGATAAGTATAggactattaaaggcagtggacactattggtaattacttaaaataattattagcataaaacatttcttggtgacgagtaatggggagaggttgatggtataaaatattgtgagaaacggctccctctgaagtgccatagttttcgagaaagaagtatttttccacgaatttgatttcgagacctcagatttagaacttgaggtctcgaaatcaaccatctaaacgcacacaacttcgtgtgacaagggtgttttttctttcattattatctcgcaagtttgatgaccgattgagctcaaattgtcacacgtttgttattttatgcatatgttgagatacaccaactgcgaaggctatagtctttgacaattaccagtagtgtccactgcctttaaacacagcTGTGGAAAGGACCCACATGTTCTATGGTTGACCAAGCCTAGAACTAAGTCTATAAACATTGATGAACGGCTGTTACATTAATCCGCATAGTATTGTTCAATTCAAAGGATTTTCCATACAGAGACTTGCAACAAACTCAGTAAAGGCCACGCTTTCATTCATCCAATATTGAAGTTGACTTCAGTCATGTTCCCTTATCTATTCTGTTTCAGTTATTCATTATAACAAACAGATTTTTTTCGCCCTGCAACGAAAGTTAAAAATCTAACTTTGGGTTGTATTTTTGTGTTTCAAAGTAAGAGTGTGTATGACAATTTTTTCACCATAAATTCAGCAGGGAACATCCGCAACTCACTAAGTGTTTGATTCAAATTCTGACATCGACATTACACTCTTTGGCCCTTTTCCATATCACGGcttcggcttgaggctccgttctcttGCCTGAAGCCCTGATCTTGTATACGCAAAtcacgcgcaattgtcaaatcaaccggcggggccaagcatagcctgagccgaattcaaagccgaagccgtcctttcgaaaagggccatataGTCTTTAgcttgaacgtctgacgtcattcttcgaggctcgtgaaaataaaaacatggcCCAGTCTATAGAGTATTCTGTCTACAAGCCGCCACAAGAGGGAGCTATACATTAGGCCTATACTACTCTCGACAAGTTCCCACATAGACACCTGTTGCAGTCTACAGGTCAACCACGTTGTCTGATGTTTACGTGCTATTGAGCCGGAAGTCAATCGACAATGGAACTTGTGCAAACTTTGACCATAGATTCCTTGTTTTATGATTTGACATTGTACTTTCAGTAGACAAAAGCAACGATCACAGAATTGAAACTAtcagctatttttttttctccatgtTATAACAAACTAATTATGCTGGGTATTTGGGGGACAAACAGGGGTTAACAAACTATTCATATTGGACGGATGATGATCGGAGAACACGAGGGCGTAGGTTGCTTTTTGATAGGGGCTAGACCATGTCTCACTTCCTGAACTTTGTATGCCAGAGTATGAACTTTAAATTTGATTCTTATAGAGAcacagggagccagtgtaagGAGCGCAGAACAGGAGTGATGTGATCTGATTTCTTTGCATGCAAGAAATTAGACGAGCTGCTGAGTTCTGTATTTTGTGGAAGGGGAGCAATGTGTGATTGAGGGAGGTTGATGTAGAGACTGTTACAGTAATCGAGGTGAGATGTTTAGTAAAAGCATGAACACGTCGTCCGTACTTTCGGGTCCAAGTAGCGATTAGGTTTAACGTGGCATGGATGTGGtttgtttaaggcagtggacacttttggtaattactcaaaaataaattagcataaaaacttacttggtaacaagtaatagagagctgttgataatataaaacattgtgagaaacggctccctctgaagtaacgcagttttcgagaaagaagtaatttcccaggaatttggtttcgagacctcaagtttagaattatttgaggtctcgaaatcaagcatctgaaagcacacgacttcgtgtaacaaggatgtttttttcttttatgattatctcgcaactacggcgaccaattgagctcaaattttcattagtttgttattttatgcatttgtattatgttgagatacaccaagtgagacgactgatctttgacatttaccactagtgtccaatgtctttacgTTGCGattcatgttatttatttttaaattaaccaATGACACGAGTTCCACGACGGAAAAAATACATTATGTGTATACACACTTGCAGCACAGTAACGGTCCTCAATGGGAATATTTATTTTGCCACTTCAAGTCGAATAGATTACAAAGTAACATGACCCGACAAAATCATTACCTTAATTAAAATAACCCCACTGTGAACATGCACACAATCCATCAACAAGTAGCCCACATTCGCTGTTACTTTCAGCCATTGGCGACATATTGGTCATTATTTTAAGTAAAcaacagaaagaaagaaagaaaaacctaaacaaacacatttaaaCGATATagttaaaacaacaaataataataataataatacgtaggGCTTCATTAATCTGACGTTTTAAATAAGTTACTCCTTTTTGTTAACAGTCTACGTCACTATGGCAGTTTTTATGTAGAATATTAATGGGCAGATACTGAACTGGTTCCCGGCTCATCATACGGGATTCCATAACAACGAGTCATGGGTAACCGTTGCTGCAAATTGCTGAGCGACAAGGAAGACGACACCGAACAGCAGGCCTACCGTGGTAATGTCATAGActattgtgacgtcacatgtttacaaaaagaaatggCTGAGAAGAGGAAAAGCTAATACAAAGGCTAATCTAAACCAGTTGCACTAAGCGTTGTTTAAGCCGTCCGCATATAATGCAAAGTATCTGATAGGCTTACACcactaaaaaagaaaagaaaaaaaaaacaaaacatataacTGGCTGCAACTAAGCTTGgtacattaaaacaaaaggCCCTTGAATCtctaccgcccccccccccccattgaaaTCACGGCCCCTTTGTTATTTCGAGAAAACTGTCCCGTGTCTCCCTTCAACACAgtgttacaaaacaaaacctcgAGGgttccagggggggggggggggggtacagacATAAAATACAgagaattttttgttgttgagatacaccaactgtgaaggctcgtctttgacagttaccaatagtgtccactgtctttaagtcctATTTAAGTAATTGTGTGATATGTTCCTGGAAGCTTTAGAATGTTTGATTAGCTtctattaatgttttttttatttaataattatttttatttcaattgtttattttcttataGACACGACAGAGTCAACCACTTCAGTACGACAGTACAGTAGAGGTATGAAcatgaatttataaaaatttacttataatttcaatgttttcttaCAAGTTGCTAAATCAAATGAACTTGTAAAACATTACCAAACACAATGTCAGGAGATTTAGCTGATTATATTGATAACGACCTTATAATAATGTTTCTATTTTGTTTCGTTTAATCTGTGTTAGAACAGCAGCGTGGACCAATCAAATCCGAACAAGCACGCAGTAATTATCTCAGAGGTATTGTGTCTTCAGTTTCCTCATaaagttttgaaatgaattttggGGTTAAACGAAgaatgactagagtgggattcgaaccaacgacctccggattaacgtgccggagctgtggtttatattgatatctgaaacaaacatttggtaatttatttgtatacggctggaagtaaaactatcTCCGAAGGTCACGTGGGTTATCCGAACCAAAAAAGTGGTTCGGATAACCCACGTGACcttcgttttttgaaaaatgcgttaaaacggccaaatttgatggTTTCTTTTAGCAACTATTCTTCTCCATTCCTGGAAGGCCTTTAGAATCATGTTTCAGTGTATTTTGTAGCCTAAATAGCCCAACGAAGCCGTTGTatccctttaaggtgatcccctggctgccgcttcgcaggttgtatcgtaatttgggtgtgatccctgttgtatggcttctgactggcacccccgaacatccgttaatccggaggtcgtatgttcgaatcccactctagtcaattctttgttcaaccccaaaagttATATTTTATGATTAATTATGTACGTAAGTCGCTTGGCATTGCCACGTGATATTGTTTGAAATCACAActtatgtcaataattattgtaaCTCATCAGAAAAACTTAAGGATAGGGAGGGTGAGCGGAAACCGTTACTGTCTACGACCAACGAAAGAGTCAGTCAGCCAAACAGAGTGGATGGGATTGTGGATCCTCGGCAGGTAAACATTAatgattataacaccccttttaaatattcattggtttagagtgcgtcacatgatgtcttagttttactagacggcggccgtgtgatagtgcatcgtttgccgcgTGATAGTACATCGTtttgatagtccgacgactatcacacggcgtgcagaacccagacgtctttttacccacctcgaacccaatcggtcgtgcatctgtgtatctgaaacgcgcgtacgaacgttacgttTACGAAAATGATAATAGTCTGttgggggtgttataaaacaaatattgactgctttaactcgtgctatggttaaaccacgactccctcggtgatccccggaccgttccattttcTCTTGGCTACGCCTCGGGAAAAATAATAGCCTACCCGAGTCAGCAAAACCGTTGCAGATTGGAAGACGTGGAACCCTAAGAAATAATAACCCTGCACCAGCCCTGATCTAACCCTCACTTTAACTTTTTCACGAGCTTCTCTATGTTAAAGAATTTTCAAATTTAATGTAAACATCTATTCGGTTGATAAcactgtatttttttgttatgtttttattttattttacattggaTGCTCCTGCAAACCGGGAGTATCTTCATTAAATGCGATTATGATTAAAACTTTCATCAATAATTATATTTACCGTTACATGcactttctatttttatttgttattgtgaTATTTTAATAATCTTATAGGCAGCTCATCTGAGAGGAGAAAAGTTACGTGAAGCAGAACAAGCGACCGACGATATGAACAAAGCTGCAGGAAATTGGGCAAAGGCAGCCGCCATGTTGCAGAAGTTATGACATCACTAACGTTGACCAACTGGGGGCGTCCTTGCTTGGACCTGAAACTTTTGCTTGTTGGCgtatgtttttgtttgcgtATTTTTACACCATAATGCAAGTGTTGCGCGTAGGCATACAGGACGTCAAATCCCATTGCGGATTTACAATCTATAAACAATTCTCCATCTATGAGATTGGCAGGGTACTTCGGGATGGGTCATATGCATTGAGATGTCGAAACATGGAAACGCCCAGCTGTGAACGCGCATCGCACAGAGGATCAGCCAATGGGCAATGGACAACCTTCTTTTAACCTTAGCCCATAACACCCTACTGAATGACATTATGAGCAAAATGCCTACTTCGAACTCTGGTAGGAGAATTTCAATGATGACTGATGATTCAAACTTGTGCATGCAATGCAATTTATAAATGTCTCCTTCTCGCACTGCGGTTGAACTAGTCATAGGGAAATGACTGAAGTTCGACTTGGACACGGTCTTGCTGTTTAAAATTCGAAATTGATTTCTCTTTTTGGCGTAGAGGGGGGAACTCCAA
Protein-coding regions in this window:
- the LOC139940022 gene encoding uncharacterized protein, translated to MGNRCCKLLSDKEDDTEQQAYRDTTESTTSVRQYSREQQRGPIKSEQARSNYLREKLKDREGERKPLLSTTNERVSQPNRVDGIVDPRQAAHLRGEKLREAEQATDDMNKAAGNWAKAAAMLQKL